Proteins found in one Calditrichota bacterium genomic segment:
- a CDS encoding bifunctional UDP-3-O-[3-hydroxymyristoyl] N-acetylglucosamine deacetylase/3-hydroxyacyl-ACP dehydratase, whose amino-acid sequence MLKNQRTIKKAVSISGVGLHTGNPATLTFKPASENSGIRFKRLDIENSPEILADIDHVVDISRGTTIGQNGVNVHTVEHVLAAIAGLEIDNILVELTNNEPPVGDGSAMPFVKILQEAGFERQSTPKNYIVIEKTIAYHDDDRKIDIVVVPSDQFRITFMVDYQNPALGTQYTSLYSLEDEFIKDFAPARTFCFLHEVEMLKEQGLIKGGNVDNAIVIIDRKIDESEFGRLKTLFNIPESVILGENGILDGKELRFVNEPVRHKALDLIGDLALLGAPLIGHIMAARSGHAANVELVKLLRKEFEKKKIVSKYQKRAAGKGVVLDINAIHKILPHRYPFLLVDKIIDLVPKERVVGIKNVTANEPFFMGHFPGHPVMPGVLIIESMAQVGGILLLDAEEDSSNKLVYFTGIDNVKFRKPVIPGDQLRFELDMVKYRRSICKMVGKGFVGENLVVEAELSAAVVDR is encoded by the coding sequence ATGCTTAAAAATCAACGAACGATAAAGAAAGCTGTCTCTATTTCAGGAGTGGGGCTTCACACCGGGAATCCAGCGACTCTTACATTCAAGCCGGCGTCTGAGAATTCCGGCATTCGGTTCAAACGATTGGACATCGAAAATAGTCCGGAGATTTTAGCGGATATTGATCACGTCGTGGATATTTCCCGCGGCACAACCATCGGGCAAAATGGCGTCAATGTTCACACCGTTGAACATGTTTTGGCGGCGATTGCCGGGCTGGAAATTGACAATATTTTAGTCGAACTGACGAATAACGAACCGCCGGTTGGCGACGGCAGCGCCATGCCGTTTGTGAAAATTTTGCAGGAGGCGGGTTTTGAAAGGCAATCGACACCGAAAAATTACATTGTTATCGAGAAAACAATTGCGTATCATGATGATGATCGCAAAATAGATATCGTTGTTGTGCCGTCGGATCAGTTTAGAATCACATTCATGGTAGATTATCAAAATCCGGCATTGGGCACACAATACACTTCGCTGTATTCATTGGAGGATGAATTTATCAAAGATTTTGCGCCGGCTCGCACATTTTGTTTTTTGCACGAAGTGGAAATGTTAAAGGAACAAGGTTTGATTAAAGGCGGCAATGTGGATAATGCTATCGTTATCATTGATCGCAAAATTGACGAAAGTGAATTCGGCAGATTGAAAACTTTGTTTAATATTCCCGAATCCGTTATTTTGGGAGAAAATGGCATTTTGGACGGAAAAGAACTGCGTTTTGTCAATGAGCCGGTGCGCCATAAAGCGCTGGATTTGATCGGGGATTTAGCTTTGTTGGGCGCTCCGCTCATCGGTCACATTATGGCTGCGCGTTCCGGTCATGCGGCAAATGTGGAGCTGGTCAAGTTGCTGCGCAAAGAATTTGAAAAAAAGAAAATTGTTTCGAAGTATCAAAAACGAGCGGCGGGCAAAGGCGTTGTATTGGACATCAATGCCATTCACAAAATTTTGCCTCATCGTTATCCGTTTCTGTTGGTGGATAAAATTATCGATCTGGTGCCTAAAGAACGCGTGGTGGGCATTAAAAATGTCACGGCAAACGAGCCATTTTTCATGGGGCATTTTCCCGGACATCCGGTGATGCCCGGCGTGCTGATAATTGAATCGATGGCGCAGGTTGGCGGCATTCTTTTGCTGGATGCCGAGGAGGATTCGTCCAATAAGTTAGTGTATTTTACGGGAATTGACAATGTGAAATTTCGCAAGCCGGTCATCCCCGGCGACCAATTGCGATTTGAGTTGGACATGGTGAAATATCGGCGCTCCATTTGCAAAATGGTGGGCAAAGGTTTCGTGGGCGAAAATTTGGTCGTTGAGGCTGAACTGTCGGCGGCGGTTGTTGATCGATAA
- the lpxD gene encoding UDP-3-O-(3-hydroxymyristoyl)glucosamine N-acyltransferase, giving the protein MELTVSQIARFVDGTLEGDGSAIVYGVAKIEDARDGEIAFISNPKYAKFIESTQASAVIVGHDFPATEKTIIRTANPYVAFLRVLRYFHPRKEMLDEGIHPSAVIHPSVFVGEGTRIGAGVVIGKNSVIAKDCQIFPNVVIGEDVQVGDKTLIYANVTLREQVHIGRNVIIHSGTVIGSDGFGFAREGEIYHKIPQVGIVIVEDDVEIGANCTIDRATLGQTIIRKGVKLDNLIQVAHNVEIGENTVIAAQSGIAGSTKLGKNVVIGGQVGIVGHIEIADQVTIAAQSGVTKPLPSKIVVFGYPARPIMQAKREEAALRKLPQLLKRISELEAKITRLENA; this is encoded by the coding sequence ATGGAGCTGACAGTCTCGCAGATTGCCAGGTTTGTTGACGGAACACTCGAAGGCGACGGATCGGCGATAGTGTACGGCGTGGCAAAAATTGAGGACGCCAGGGACGGTGAAATAGCTTTCATTTCCAATCCCAAATATGCAAAATTTATCGAGTCCACTCAGGCTTCCGCTGTCATTGTCGGACATGATTTTCCCGCAACAGAAAAGACAATTATTCGCACTGCCAACCCCTATGTGGCGTTTCTCAGGGTGCTGCGCTATTTTCACCCTCGAAAAGAAATGTTAGACGAGGGAATTCATCCGTCTGCCGTCATTCACCCCTCAGTGTTTGTCGGCGAAGGCACGCGAATCGGCGCTGGCGTAGTTATTGGCAAAAATTCTGTCATTGCAAAAGATTGCCAGATTTTTCCCAATGTCGTCATTGGCGAAGATGTTCAGGTGGGTGACAAAACTCTCATTTACGCTAATGTCACGCTTCGCGAACAAGTCCATATCGGGCGAAATGTGATTATTCATAGCGGCACAGTGATCGGGTCCGATGGATTCGGATTTGCCAGAGAAGGCGAGATTTATCATAAAATTCCCCAAGTAGGCATTGTGATAGTCGAGGACGATGTGGAAATAGGCGCTAATTGCACAATTGATCGCGCTACGTTAGGGCAAACAATTATTCGAAAAGGCGTTAAGTTGGACAATTTGATTCAAGTGGCGCACAATGTGGAAATCGGGGAGAATACCGTCATTGCAGCGCAGAGTGGCATTGCCGGGAGTACAAAGCTGGGCAAGAACGTCGTCATCGGAGGCCAGGTGGGCATCGTGGGGCACATTGAAATCGCAGATCAGGTGACTATCGCGGCTCAGTCCGGAGTGACTAAACCGTTACCGTCGAAAATTGTCGTTTTCGGGTATCCGGCGCGACCAATCATGCAGGCGAAACGCGAAGAGGCGGCGTTACGAAAATTGCCGCAACTGTTAAAGCGCATTTCTGAACTCGAGGCGAAGATTACGCGATTAGAAAATGCTTGA
- a CDS encoding OmpH family outer membrane protein — protein sequence MGLKKLFKTSLIVLMLVALAAPGFAQKLKIGYVHSNKILATYKDALDVQKKIDELDRQYQQEGRQMQETLRQLQDQYDSQSLLLSDTKKKEKEAEIQNLIAKIQQFQQEKYNPQTGEIYKKQAELMQPVLDKINAIIKKISEAEGFDLVLDTASGNILYVSKQVTDLTGKILEELNKTSTVGKK from the coding sequence ATGGGTTTGAAGAAACTTTTTAAAACAAGTCTGATCGTGCTGATGTTAGTCGCTTTGGCCGCGCCTGGCTTTGCGCAGAAGCTAAAAATTGGGTATGTCCATTCGAATAAAATTTTAGCGACGTACAAAGATGCGCTCGATGTCCAAAAGAAGATCGATGAGTTGGATCGCCAATATCAGCAGGAAGGCCGCCAGATGCAAGAAACATTGCGTCAGTTGCAGGACCAGTACGACTCGCAGAGTTTGCTGTTGAGCGACACCAAGAAAAAAGAAAAAGAGGCGGAGATTCAAAATTTGATTGCAAAAATTCAGCAGTTTCAGCAGGAAAAATACAACCCACAAACCGGCGAAATTTACAAAAAACAAGCCGAATTGATGCAGCCTGTTTTGGACAAAATCAACGCGATTATCAAGAAAATTAGCGAAGCTGAAGGTTTTGATTTGGTGCTGGACACTGCCTCCGGGAATATTCTTTACGTGAGCAAGCAGGTTACTGATTTGACTGGAAAAATTCTTGAAGAGCTCAATAAGACATCGACCGTTGGCAAAAAATAG
- the bamA gene encoding outer membrane protein assembly factor BamA, protein MFFPKSKRSAGVIVLALLLAMSAPHSVFAQRQTTKLLGVTVEGNKTADATIVQINSGLTPGKEITSDNIQSAIKNLWSLHLFSNIEIIVDKEVPGGVYLTIRVEEYPRLDKIELVGNKKLKKDDIDKELDFYRGQVLSNFQINKAVRQLKKLYREKGYLLATIKPETRDSKDGKVILRLNIKEGEKVQIKKINFFGNKYFSDGKLRKQMKDTKEDRWWRGADFKKDKYREDLDKVIQFYKNEGFRDAEIISDSVYYGKNKKDLFIDITLREGERYYIGDITWEGNKIFPKERLEAMLGFQRGDVYNAEKIQKAIAERLGSLYYDSGYIYSRIDPREKPVAKDTVDMHFLISEGKPVRVNLIHVAGNTKTKEKVIRRELRIAPGQIFSKAALERSQREVWILNYFSDVKIDYWPVGEDKIDLKFTVAEKSTDMANMSAGWSERDKIIGSIGVAMNNLFGNGQRLSFDWNFGRYYRSFQIGFTEPWLMDTPTLAGFSFYDTNRDSRWIGYRQRSSGGSLRLGRRFRWPDNYFRGDWIYRIDRTELWDFVESIVRANPNNIVNEEWPLTSSSITQIITRNSLNRPEFPTEGSEVSLSSEFSGGLMGGNVGFYKLTFSASWFTPAIWKFVLYNHSTIGLINGWTKTSRIPYLEYFFLGGEGLSRSTPLRGYDDPLAGYATQAGGRVLLKYTTEIRFPIIPNPTMYGLVFAEAGNTWVNLSDTDPFNLRRSVGIGARLFMPMIGIIGFDYAYGFDNYDAATGRYFGQWKPHFVFGKSF, encoded by the coding sequence ATGTTTTTCCCAAAGTCAAAGCGAAGCGCCGGTGTGATAGTTTTGGCGCTGTTGTTGGCAATGAGTGCGCCTCATTCGGTTTTTGCCCAGCGGCAAACGACAAAATTGCTTGGCGTCACAGTTGAAGGGAACAAGACAGCGGATGCGACGATTGTGCAGATTAATTCCGGCTTGACTCCCGGCAAAGAAATTACCAGCGATAATATTCAGAGCGCAATTAAAAATTTGTGGAGCTTGCATCTTTTTTCTAATATTGAAATTATAGTGGACAAAGAAGTGCCAGGCGGCGTTTACCTGACTATTCGCGTGGAAGAATATCCTCGCCTGGATAAAATCGAGTTGGTTGGAAATAAAAAGCTGAAAAAAGATGATATTGATAAAGAGCTTGATTTCTATCGCGGTCAGGTGTTGTCAAATTTTCAGATCAATAAAGCGGTTCGCCAATTGAAGAAATTGTACCGTGAGAAGGGTTATTTATTGGCGACGATCAAACCTGAGACACGTGATTCTAAAGATGGTAAGGTGATTTTGCGGCTGAATATCAAAGAAGGCGAAAAGGTTCAGATTAAAAAGATTAATTTTTTTGGGAATAAATATTTTTCCGATGGCAAGCTGCGTAAACAGATGAAAGATACCAAGGAAGATCGCTGGTGGCGGGGCGCGGATTTTAAAAAGGATAAATATCGCGAAGATTTGGACAAGGTGATTCAATTTTACAAAAATGAAGGTTTCCGCGACGCGGAGATTATTAGCGACTCGGTGTATTACGGGAAAAATAAGAAGGATTTATTCATTGACATCACACTGCGAGAAGGGGAGCGCTATTACATCGGCGATATCACCTGGGAAGGGAACAAAATTTTTCCTAAAGAACGATTGGAGGCGATGTTAGGTTTTCAACGCGGTGACGTTTACAATGCTGAAAAAATTCAGAAAGCCATTGCCGAGCGGCTGGGTTCGCTGTACTATGATTCCGGCTACATTTATTCCCGAATCGATCCGCGCGAGAAACCGGTCGCCAAAGATACAGTCGATATGCATTTTCTCATTTCCGAAGGGAAGCCGGTGCGGGTGAATTTGATTCATGTTGCCGGGAACACGAAAACCAAAGAGAAAGTGATTCGTCGGGAGCTTCGCATTGCGCCGGGGCAAATTTTCAGCAAAGCGGCTCTGGAGCGAAGCCAACGCGAGGTGTGGATACTGAACTATTTTTCCGACGTTAAAATAGACTATTGGCCCGTGGGCGAAGATAAAATTGATTTGAAATTTACCGTGGCGGAAAAATCCACGGATATGGCGAACATGTCAGCCGGTTGGAGCGAACGGGATAAAATTATCGGCAGCATTGGCGTTGCCATGAATAATTTATTTGGAAATGGCCAAAGGCTGAGTTTTGATTGGAATTTTGGCCGCTACTATCGCTCATTCCAAATCGGCTTCACCGAGCCGTGGCTGATGGATACGCCAACGCTGGCGGGATTCAGTTTTTACGACACAAACCGAGATAGCCGTTGGATTGGTTACCGGCAGCGCAGCAGCGGCGGATCTCTGCGACTGGGGCGTAGATTTCGCTGGCCGGATAACTATTTTCGCGGTGATTGGATTTATCGCATCGACCGCACGGAACTGTGGGATTTTGTGGAGAGCATTGTGCGGGCGAATCCCAACAATATCGTAAATGAGGAATGGCCTCTGACTTCGAGCAGCATCACGCAAATCATTACGCGAAATAGCTTGAATCGTCCGGAATTCCCCACGGAGGGTTCGGAAGTATCGCTTTCCTCGGAATTTTCCGGCGGCTTAATGGGCGGGAATGTCGGTTTTTACAAGCTCACTTTTTCAGCAAGTTGGTTTACGCCGGCGATCTGGAAATTTGTGCTTTACAATCATTCGACGATTGGTTTAATTAACGGTTGGACGAAAACGTCACGTATTCCGTATCTGGAGTATTTTTTCCTTGGCGGCGAGGGCCTTTCCCGATCGACTCCCTTGCGCGGTTACGACGATCCGCTTGCCGGATACGCAACCCAGGCCGGCGGGCGAGTACTGTTAAAATATACGACAGAAATTCGTTTTCCGATCATTCCCAATCCGACGATGTATGGGCTCGTTTTTGCCGAGGCTGGCAATACCTGGGTCAATCTTTCTGATACTGATCCTTTCAATCTCAGGCGATCTGTGGGAATCGGTGCCAGATTGTTCATGCCGATGATTGGTATTATCGGTTTTGATTATGCTTACGGATTCGATAATTACGACGCTGCTACGGGTAGATATTTCGGACAATGGAAACCTCATTTTGTCTTTGGAAAGAGTTTTTAA